Part of the Gemmatimonadaceae bacterium genome is shown below.
TGATTCAGGAGCGAGGGCAGTTCAGGAGAGCCACCGCGGGCGAGGCAATCCGAATGCGAGCCGCAGGCATCATTCCCGACCCGAGCCGGTTCGCCCGGGCCGGAGCTGGAGAAGAGATCCCGGTGTCGCTCACGCAGTACTGCCTGCAAGGAACGACCAGGCGTGGCCGCTTCGTGCGTCCCGGGATCGTGGCCGCGGATCCGCGCATCTTCCCCCTCTCCCGGTACGTCGAGGTTTTCATGGGAAAGAAGTACATTGGCCGTTTCCTTGTCGATGACACCGGCGGCAACGTGATCGGAGCTACCCTGGACATCTGGACTCCGTCGTGCCGGGAAGCGACGAGGTTCGGCAGACAGCACGGCAAGGCGGTACTCGTTGCGCGAGAGACAGAGCACCTTCCCTTCTCGGCGATGTTGGAGCTCGACCTGGTTCCCGACCTAAGCGCTGTTTCCGCTATTTTTGAAGCCGCTGCGAGACGCGAAACGCCCTAGGCTGGACCGCATCTGCACGAAGCCGTGCTGCACCCGCTGGCCCTGTAATTGCTCGATGTGCGCTCAACCGTAACCGGGATTTACGAATGTCATCATTCAGTACCTACCTGATCGGATTCATTGTTCTCATCATTGGCCTGGCGGTTGCGGCCTACCTGCTCGGAGCGCCGCCGCTCTGGATTGGAGTGGGGGTCATAGTGATGATCGGCATCGGGATCCTGTCCGGTACCAGCCGGACCAAGACCAAAGATCCGCCGCCCATGCCCTGATTCGGGCGGTTTGCCGCTGGCACGAAACATGGCTGTTGACCAGACCCAGCCCCGCCATTAACGTGGCTCTCACAGGTCATTCGCGAGCAAACTTCGGCTCGTCAAACCATTTTGAGAGGGGTCCATGCAGACTTCGGCTGAGAGCAAGTCTAAAGGCTTTTTTCGTTCTTCCCCCTCCACCGCTTTCGACCAGTACCTTCAGGACATACAGAAACTCCCCCTCATAACCGACGCCGAAGAAGAGCGTCGGCTCGCGCGACGCGCACAGGGTGGAGATGAGAAAGCCGCCGAGCGACTGGTCACCGCGAATCTGCGTTTTGTCATTTCGTACGTCAAGAAATATCAGGGACACGGACTCGACTTGAGTGAACTGGTTGCCATTGGCAACGAGGGGCTCCTCAAGGCGGTCCGGAAGTTCGACCCTGAGCAGGGTGTGAAGTTCATTTCATATGCTGTCTGGTGGGTTCGTCAGGCAGTGCTCAAGGCCTTGGCCGAACAGACGCGGTCGGTACGGATTCCCCTCAATCAGAACTCCCAGCTCATCAAGCTGGCTCGCGCGCAGACCGTTCTTTCCCAGGTTCTCAAGCGAGACCCTACCGATCATGAAATCGGCCGCTTGCTCGAAGAGACACCCGAGGCGGTAAGATCCGCGAAGCAGATGTCTGCCACCGAGATCTCGCTCGACGCCCCCATCGATCGCTCCGATCGTGAGGCATGTACGCTTGGCGAACGATTCGCAGGTGTAAATGGCGACGAGATTGAAGAGGTCACCGATTTTCAC
Proteins encoded:
- a CDS encoding 3D domain-containing protein, with translation MKRGNVIQLALALVVATIFIQTGAVRLPIGQTVVRHSPVAVFAEPLLDPLVVTARKVIQERGQFRRATAGEAIRMRAAGIIPDPSRFARAGAGEEIPVSLTQYCLQGTTRRGRFVRPGIVAADPRIFPLSRYVEVFMGKKYIGRFLVDDTGGNVIGATLDIWTPSCREATRFGRQHGKAVLVARETEHLPFSAMLELDLVPDLSAVSAIFEAAARRETP
- a CDS encoding RNA polymerase sigma factor RpoD/SigA, with protein sequence MQTSAESKSKGFFRSSPSTAFDQYLQDIQKLPLITDAEEERRLARRAQGGDEKAAERLVTANLRFVISYVKKYQGHGLDLSELVAIGNEGLLKAVRKFDPEQGVKFISYAVWWVRQAVLKALAEQTRSVRIPLNQNSQLIKLARAQTVLSQVLKRDPTDHEIGRLLEETPEAVRSAKQMSATEISLDAPIDRSDREACTLGERFAGVNGDEIEEVTDFHLMKEFIDKVFRKYLTARERKILHLYYGLEQGSDAMTLEKIGALMGVTRERIRQIRERAFEKLRESPDGAALSGFWTAD